From Xanthomonas sp. 10-10:
CGAGGTCGAACGGCTCAATACGCGCATCGAAGGCAGCGAATTTGCCGAGCTGACGCTGGAAGAGATCATCGCGCAGGCGCAGGGCACGCTGTTCCACCTGGCCGCGCAGGTGTGGAACCACAATTTCTATTGGCAATGCCTGCGGCCACGCGGTGGCGGCGAGCCGCTCGGCAAGCTGGCCGATGGCATCGGCAGATCGTTCGGCGATTTCGTGCACTTCAAGCAGGAGTTCAATCGCGTCGCCTTGAGCAGCTTCGGCTCGGGCTGGGTCTGGCTGGTACAACGCCCGGACGGCGCATTGGCCGTTGTCGCCACGCCCAATGCGTCCACGCCACTGACCGGGCCGGACACGCCGCTACTGGCATGCGACCTCTGGGAACACGCGTACTACCTGGATTACCAGCAGGACCGTGCCCAGTACCTGGAGGCGTTCTGGAAGCTGATCAACTGGGATTTCGTGGCCAGCCGGCTGAGCTGACACGCGCACCTGGATGCCGATGGACCGCTGACCGGCGGCCCGCGTCAGTGCTCTGCGCCCAAGTGCAGGCAGCCATCGCGCCGCCTCACTGCTGCGTCGCGATGTCTCGGGATCGGCTGACAACTCAGCCTTCGCGCAGGCGCGCAATCACCGGTTCGACTTGCGCAGTGCGCTGCAGTGCCACCCCGGCTGCGACAAGCGCCTCGTCCAGCGCCTGCGGGGTATCGGCACGCAGCGTTGCGTGTCCCACCTTTCGGCCCTCGCGCGACTGCTTGCCGTAGTCGTGCCAATGCCCACCGGGCACTGCCAGAAATGCCGCAGCGTCCGGCATCGCGCCCAGCCAGTTGAGCATGCAGGCATGGCCACGCATCGCAGTGCTGCCAAGTGGCAGGCCGAGCACGGCGCGCACATGATTTTCGAACTGCGAGGTCTCGGCGCCTTCAATGGTCCAATGCCCGGAGTTGTGCACGCGCGGCGCCATCTCGTTGGCGAGCAACTGGCCATCGCGCACGAACAGTTCCAGCGCGAACACGCCCACGTAGTCCACGCGCTCGGCGATCGCACGCGCATGTGCCTGTGCGGCGGCCTGCAACCCGGCATCTACACGCGCCGGCGCCAGACTGGCCGAGAGCACGCCGTCCACATGCCAGTTCTCGGTCAGCGGCCACGCGCGAAATTCGCCATCGCGCCCACGCACGGCCACCACGCTGACCTCGCGCTCGAACGGCACGAAGGCCTCCACGATCAGCCCGACCTTCGCCGCCTGCGCGCCAAGCGCGTCCCACGCGGCATCGGCATCGGCCAGCGTCTTGATGCGGAACTGGCCCTTGCCGTCGTAGCCGAAGCGACGCGTCTTGAGCACGCAGGGCGTACCGATACGCGCCAAGGCAGCGTCGAGCCCGGCACGGTCGTCGATGGCGGCAAACTCCGGCACCGGAATGCCGAGCGCGCGGAACAAGGTTTTCTCGCTCAGCCGATCCTGCGCTACCGCCAGGGCATCCGGGCGCGGCAACACCGGCAGCTGCGCGGCAAGTTGCTGCGCGCTGGCGGCAGGCACGTTCTCGAAATCGAAGGTGATTGCATCCACCTGCGCGGCGAATGCCGCGAGCGCGGCAACATCGTCGAACGCGCCCACCTGCAGCGGTGCCACCTGCCCTGCGCAGGCATCGGCCGCCGGGTCGAATACCGCAAACCGCAGCCCAAGCGGAACGCCGGCCAGCACCAGCATGCGCGCCAACTGGCCGCCTCCCAGAATACCGACCGTGGTCATTGGCGCGGGTCGTCGCTGGCCATCACATCGTCGGTCTGTTTGGCACGGAACTGCGCCAGCGCCTGACCGATCTGTACCTGCTCCGGCGCCAGCATCGCGGCCGCAAACAACGCCGCGTTGGCCGCGCCGGCGTTGCCGATCGCAAACGTGGCCACCGGGATGCCGGCCGGCATCTGCACGATCGACAGCAATGAATCCATGCCGTTGAGCGCCTTGGACTGCACCGGCACGCCCAGCACCGGCACCGCCGTCTTGGCCGCCAGCATGCCTGGCAGGTGCGCTGCACCGCCGGCACCGGCAATGATGGCGCGCAAGCCGCGCTCGACAGCTTGTTCTGCGTAGGTGAACAACACATCCGGGGTACGGTGCGCCGAGACCACCTTGACTTCGTACGGCACGCCCAGCGCATCGAGCTTCTGAGCTGCGTGTTGCATGGTCTCCCAATCCGAACGGGAGCCCATCACGATGCCGACCAGCGGCGCGGAGTGGTTGGAGGTCATGGCCCTGCCCTGCGGTAAAGACGTATTCTAGCCAATCTCCACGCAAGACAAGACTTCGATGGATCGCAAACTGCTCGACCTGCTGTGCTCGCCCGACACCCGTCAGCCGCTTTCGCTGCTGGACGGCAAGGGCCTGGAAGCGCTCAACACCGCCATCGCCGCCGGAGCCCTGCAGCGCGCCGACGGCACCGCGCAAAGCCAGCCGCTGCGCGAG
This genomic window contains:
- a CDS encoding Fe-Mn family superoxide dismutase; protein product: MPIEHAALPYSRAALEPHLSSATLEAHHGVCHRSEVERLNTRIEGSEFAELTLEEIIAQAQGTLFHLAAQVWNHNFYWQCLRPRGGGEPLGKLADGIGRSFGDFVHFKQEFNRVALSSFGSGWVWLVQRPDGALAVVATPNASTPLTGPDTPLLACDLWEHAYYLDYQQDRAQYLEAFWKLINWDFVASRLS
- a CDS encoding Trm112 family protein, producing MDRKLLDLLCSPDTRQPLSLLDGKGLEALNTAIAAGALQRADGTAQSQPLREALITRDRKQVFRVDDGIPVLLAEEAIATAQITDFPEK
- the purE gene encoding 5-(carboxyamino)imidazole ribonucleotide mutase is translated as MTSNHSAPLVGIVMGSRSDWETMQHAAQKLDALGVPYEVKVVSAHRTPDVLFTYAEQAVERGLRAIIAGAGGAAHLPGMLAAKTAVPVLGVPVQSKALNGMDSLLSIVQMPAGIPVATFAIGNAGAANAALFAAAMLAPEQVQIGQALAQFRAKQTDDVMASDDPRQ
- a CDS encoding 5-(carboxyamino)imidazole ribonucleotide synthase, translating into MTTVGILGGGQLARMLVLAGVPLGLRFAVFDPAADACAGQVAPLQVGAFDDVAALAAFAAQVDAITFDFENVPAASAQQLAAQLPVLPRPDALAVAQDRLSEKTLFRALGIPVPEFAAIDDRAGLDAALARIGTPCVLKTRRFGYDGKGQFRIKTLADADAAWDALGAQAAKVGLIVEAFVPFEREVSVVAVRGRDGEFRAWPLTENWHVDGVLSASLAPARVDAGLQAAAQAHARAIAERVDYVGVFALELFVRDGQLLANEMAPRVHNSGHWTIEGAETSQFENHVRAVLGLPLGSTAMRGHACMLNWLGAMPDAAAFLAVPGGHWHDYGKQSREGRKVGHATLRADTPQALDEALVAAGVALQRTAQVEPVIARLREG